Below is a window of Defluviimonas sp. SAOS-178_SWC DNA.
CGCGCCGCAGATCCGGTCCACCTCGATCGGCTTGCCGAGTTCGAGGTCATGCGCGGTCGAGGATCGCGCGTCGTCCGGAAGGCGCGCCCAGAGGCGCATCGTCTCGTCCACCGCATCGGGCGGCAGGTCGACACCCCGCGCCCGCCCGACGGCGTCAACCTCTTCGACCAGTCCGCGGGAGAAGGCCAGAAGCTCCGGATTCTGCCGGATCTCGCGGAACCGGCAGCGCGCGGCCGCCGTCGATCCGCTCACCGCGTTGAAAAGCAGGAACTTGCGCCAGAGATCCACCGTTACATCGCCGCATTCGGGCACCTTGATCCCCGCCTCACGGAACGCCTCGATCACCGCGCGGACACGCGGCGAGGACTGGCCGCCCCGGTGATCTCCGATCGTGAAGCTGTTCGCGCCGCCATATTGGGTCACGACACCGGGCGCCGTGATGTTGGAGAAGATCCGCGCCACGCCGATGAGTGTGTTGTCGGCCCCGAACGCGCCGGCCAAAAGATCGGGCGCATCGACGCCGTTCTGGAACGGCAGCACGAGGGTATCTGCACGCGCATACGGCCGATAGAGGTCGATCATGGCGGGCAGATCCTGTCCCTTCACGGCGAAGACGGCCAGATCGGCGGGCGGCAGCGCGGCAAGATCGTCGCTCGCTGCCGCGGGATGCACGACGGTGTCGGCGCCGTCCTCGACCAGGGTAAGCCCGTTGCGCCGGATCGCCGCAAGATGCGCGCCCCGCGCGAGGAGCGAGACGGAGTATCCGGCGGGGATCAGCCTGGCCGCAAGATATCCGCCGATCCCGCCCGTGCCGAGCATCAGGATGTTCATCGTTCGCCCCCTTTTCGGATGTCGATCCATGCGATCACGGATCGACGTAGTGCATTCAAGCCGCCCGCGCCTCGCGAATGAGGCGCAGGATATCCTTCGCGGCTTCGGGGATGTTGGTCCCCGGCCCGAAGATCGCCTTGACCCCGGCCTTCTTGAGGAACGCGTAATCCTGCTGCGGGATGACGCCGCCGCAGATGACGAGGATATCGCCCGCCCCCTTCTCCTTCAGCGCCGCGATCAGCTTCGGCGCCAGCGTCTTGTGCCCCGCCGCCTGCGAGGAGATGCCGATGACATGCACGTCGTTGTCGACGGCGTCCTGCGCCGCCTCTTCCGGCGTCTGGAACAGCGGCCCAACATCGACGTCGAAGCCGATATCGGCGAAGGCGGTCGCGATCACCTTGGCGCCGCGATCGTGGCCGTCCTGCCCCATCTTGACGACGAGCATCCGGGGCCGCCGCCCCTCCTCCTCAGCGAAGGCTTCCACGTCCTTCTGGATCGCCGCGAAGCCCTCGTCGCCTTCATAGGCCGCGCCGTAGACGCCGGCGAGCGTCTTCACCTCGGCCCGGTGACGGCCGAACACCTTTTCCATCGCCATGCTGATCTCTCCTACGCTCGCCCGTGCCCGCGCCGCCTCGACCGCCGCTTCAAGAAGATTGCCGCCGTCCCTCGCGCGGCGTTCCAGTTCTGCCAGTGCCGCCTCGCATTTAGCGGTGTCACGCCTGGCGCGGATCTTTTCCAGCCGCGCCACCTGCGCGTCGCGAACCTTCATGTTGTCGACATCGAGGATGTCGATCTGGTCTTCCTTGGTCGGGCGGTACTTGTTCACCCCGACGACGACCTCGTCGCCCCGGTCGATCATCGCCTGACGCTTTGCTGCGGATTCCTCGATGCGGAGCTTCGGCATGCCGGAGGCAACGGCCTTGGTCATCCCGCCCATCGCCTCGACCTCCTCGATCAGCGCCCAGGCCTTGTCGGCCAGTTCCGCCGTCAGGCTTTCGACATAGTAGGACCCCGCCAACGGATCGACGACATGGGTGATCCCGGTCTCTTCCTGCAAGATCAACTGCGTGTTCCGCGCGATCCGCGCCGAGAACTCGGTCGGCAGCGCGATCGCCTCGTCGAGCGCGTTGGTGTGGAGCGACTGTGTGCCCCCGAGTGCCGCCGCCATCGCCTCGTAAGCGGTGCGGATGACGTTGTTGTAGGGGTCCTGCTCTTGCAGGCTGACGCCCGAGGTCTGGCAATGGGTGCGCAGCATCATCGAGCCCGGCTTCTTCGGATTGAACTCCGACATGATCCGGTGCCAGAGCAACCGCGCGGCGCGGAGCTTCGCGGCCTCCATGAAGAAGTTCATGCCGATGGCAAAGAAGAACGACAGCCGCCCGGCGAAGGCGTCCACGTCCATGCCGCGCGCGAGGGCGGCGCGAACGTATTCGCGCCCGTCGGCGAGTGTATAAGCCAGTTCCTGCACGAGGTTCGCGCCCGCCTCCTGCATGTGGTAGCCGGAGATCGAGATCGAGTTGAACTTCGGCATCTCGGCCGAGGTGTATTCGATGATGTCGGCAACGATCCGCATCGACGGTTCGGGCGGATAGACATAGGTGTTCCGCACCATGAATTCCTTGAGGATGTCATTCTGGATCGTGCCCGACAGTAGGCTCCGGTCCACCCCCTGCTCCTCGCCCGCGACGATGAAACTCGCGAGGATCGGAATCACCGCGCCGTTCATCGTCATGGAAACGCTGATCTTTTCGAGGGGAATGCCGTCAAAGAGGATCTTCATGTCCTCGACGCTGTCGATCGCCACGCCCGCCTTGCCGACATCGCCGACGACGCGCGGGTGGTCGCTGTCATAGCCCCGGTGGGTGGCGAGGTCGAAGGCGACCGAGACGCCCTGCTGACCGGCGGCGAGGTTCTTGCGGTAGAAGGCGTTCGATTCCTCGGCCGTGGAGAAGCCGGCATATTGACGGATCGTCCAGGGCCGTCCGGCATACATCGTCGCCTTGACCCCGCGCGTGAAGGGCGCGAGGCCGGGGACGGACCCCATATGGGCAAGGCTTTCCGTGTCCGCCTCGGTGTAAAGCGGTTTGACCGGGATTCCTTCGAGCGTGTCCCACGTCAACGTCTCGGGCGACCGCCCCTTCAGCTCCTTCTCCGCCAGCTGTGTCCACGCCGCCATCTTGTCCGTCATCGCATCATCCTTTCGTCGCGGCCGGTGGGTTCGTCGAACTTTCCGGCATAAGTCTTTGGCAATCCGTTCATTCCGCCTATATCTTGGGGAAAGGAGAGCCGATGAAATTTCTTGCCGCCCTCATCCTGTCCGGCCTTGTCGCCACCGTCGCGGAGGCGCAAGCCGCAGAGACCCCGGTGCTGGAGCCGATTCCGGCCGCCGGGGTGGAGTTGGACGATTTTCTGTGGCTGAAGCGCCCCATCGTCGTCTTCGCCGACAGCCCGAACGATCCCGCCTTCCAGCGCCAGCTTCTCAATCTTGCCGAAGATCCCGGCGAGCTCATCAAACGCGACGTGGTGATCCTGATCGACGCAGACCCCAAGACCCCGTCCGAGGCACGCGAAACCCTGCGCCCGCGCGGCTTCTCCATGGTGCTTCTCGACAAGGACGGCGCGGTGAAGCTCCGCAAGCCCCTGCCCTGGAGCGTGCGCGAGATCGTGCATGCAATCGACAAGTTCCCCCTGAGGCAGCAGGAGATCCTTGACCAGCGCGCCCTGCGGTAGCGCCTGGGGGCCGGGCACCGGGTCACACCCGCACCTCCGGTTCCAACACCAGAATGGCGTCTTTCGGCAAGGTCGGCGCGAACTCTTCCAGCTTCGCGCGCATTTCAGGGGCGTAGGCCGGGTCGGTCGCATAAAGTGCCACGACCCAGTCGCCCAGCGCGCCGCGCGGATTTTCCATCCGCAGTTCACCGACGCGCACCCAGTCCGGCCCGACCGCCGAAGCGAACCACTTGTCGTAGATCAGCGCGGCCTGGACGGCGTGGGCGGCCGCCAGAGGTCCGGCCCAGCCTGGCGCGGGCGGCACGGGGCCGAAGCGGATCTTGCGCGCCTCGGCCGAACCGAGCCCCCAGATATCGAGCACATAGTTAGGATTGCTCCAGGACACCCGGCCGAGATCGTTCACCGCGACAGGCACCTTCAGGTAATCCTGCACCAGTCGCCCCATCTGCGCCTGCTGCAAGTAAATTGCCCGGGTGTTCCAGCCATAGGGCCCCCAAAGCGTGGGAAGGTAGGCAAGCCCTGCCGCGAGGCCAGCTACCAACGCGATCGTATGCATTGCGCCGCGGCGCGTGCCGTCAACGGCCGTCGCAGCCAGAAGCAGCACCCCGACGAGGCATGCCAGAACGTAGGGTTCATACCTGTGCATCCAGCCGATCTGGCCGAGGACCAGATGCCCGGCGGCGCTGATCCAGGCGACCGCCAGGACCCAGCCGGTCGCCCCTCGCCGCAAGCCGGGAAAGGCGATGAACATGCCGAGGCTCGCGACAAGCAGAGCGGCCATGATCATGCCCGCAGGCTTGGAGAGATTGACCAGAACCCCAACGACGACGCGCAGCGCGATCCCGCCTTCGGGATCAAGCCCCGCCGTCTTGGCCAGAACCGAACTTGGCAGCGGATCGAGGCCCAGTCCGATCAGGAACAGGCTGAAGGCAACCACGCAGCCGACAGCGCCGACAGCAATCAGCGCCCCCGCCCGCCGCTCTCGGTTCAGGGCCAGTGCGACGGCGGTCGTGAGCGCCAGTGCGAGCCCCTCGTACCGCAGAAGCGGGGCGGCGATCGCCGCCGCGACGAACCAGACCGCGACGCCGCGTCCCGTCATTACCTGCCAGAGGCCGAGAACGATCATCAGGCTCGCAAGCATATGCGGCGCGGCCTCCATCCCGGTATAGCCGACGCCCGACATGTTCAGGTAGATCGGACCCGCCGCGGCCGAGATTGTGCCCAATTTTCCCGAGAGGCCCGCTTCCGCCACGATCCGCCCCCAGACCCAACCGCAGCCGGCGACCGCGAGCGCGTTCCAGAAAAGCGGCAGCAAGCGCTGGAACTCCGTATCCGGAAACGGCACCAGCAGGAACGGATAGAGGATCGACGAGGCCGCAGAGGCCGCCTCCCCCGCATTCACACCATAGGTGCCATGGGCGATGTTCGAGGCCATTGCGAGGTGGATATAGACATCGTCGAGCGGGTATTCGAAAACCCCGGCGCGCAGAAAAGCCAGCACCTCGAGGCCGACAAGACCCGCGAGCGCCGCGATCAGCCCGAAGAGGGGATAGGCTGGGGGCTTCGCCGCCGTCATCTCACTCGAACTCCATGATCACGTCGTCGACCTTGAGGCTCGCCCCCGCCGACGCCGCGATCTTCTTGATGACGCCCTTCTTCTCGGCGCGCAGGATGTTCTCCATCTTCATCGCCTCGACGGTGGCGAGCGCCTGGCCTTCCTGCACTTCCTGCCCCTCCTCGACGCTGATCTTCACGATCAGGCCCGGCATCGGGCACAGGAGGAATTTCGACGTGTCGGGCGGCAGTTTCTCCGGCATCAGCCGGCCAAGCTCGGCCTGGCGCGGGGTCCGGACATGGACCTTGAGGTCGGCGCCGCGGGTGCGGATGCGGAAGCCGGACGGGATCTTGCCGACCTTCAGCACGACCGGTTCCCCGTCCACGTCGAGCCGCGCGAGCGTCTGGCCCGGCGTCCAGTCCGAGGTCACGCGGTGGCTGGTGCCGTCGTCGAAATGCACCGTTGCCCCGTCGCGGTCGGCCGAGATCTTCACCGCGATCTCCTCTCCCTGAAGTCCGACGACCCAGTCGTCGCCAACATGGCGTTCGTGGTTGCCGAGCGTGCCGGAAATGCGGGCGCGCCGGATCTCCGCCACCCGGTTCATCGCGGCGGCCGAGGCGGCGACCTTGCGAAGCTGGCCCATCGGCAGCATAACGCCCTGGAAGCCGTCGGGATATTCCTCGGCGATGAACGCCGTGGTCATCGCACCCTCGACGAAGCGGGGATGGTCCATCACTGCCGAGAGGAATGGCAGGTTGTGGCCAATCCCCTCCACCTCGAACGTGTCGAGCGCGACGCGCATCCCCTCGATCGCCTCGCCCCGGGTCGGCGCCCAGGTGCAGAGCTTCGCGATCATCGGGTCGTAATACATGGAGATCTCGCCGCCCTCGTAGACGCCGGTATCGTTGCGGACGACGCCCGTCGCCGTCGCGGCCTCGACCGGCGGGCGGTAGCGGGTGAGACGGCCGATCGAGGGCAGGAAGTTGCGATAGGGATCCTCGGCATAAAGCCGGCTTTCCATCGCCCAGCCGTTGATCTTCAGGTCCTTCTGCGCGAAGGGCAGCTTCTCGCCCGCCGCGACGCGGATCATCTGCTCGACCAGATCGACGCCGGTGATCAACTCGGTCACCGGATGCTCCACCTGAAGGCGGGTGTTCATTTCGAGGAAGTAGAAATTGCGGCTTCCGTCGACGATAAATTCGACCGTGCCGGCGGAGGTATAGCCCACCGCTTTCGCGAGCGCGCAGGCCTGTTCGCCCATCGCCTTGCGGGTGGCCTCGTCGAGGAACGGGCTCGGCGCTTCCTCGATCACCTTCTGGTTCCGCCGCTGGATCGAGCATTCACGCTCATGCAGGTAGACGCAGTTGCCGTGCTTGTCGGCCAGGACCTGGATCTCGATATGCCGGGGCTGGGTGACGAATTTCTCGATGAAGATGCGGTCGTCGCCGAAACTGCTGGCGGCCTCGTTCTTCGAGGACTGGAAGCCGTCGCGCGCCTCGCCGTCGTTCCAGGCGATGCGCATGCCCTTGCCGCCGCCGCCGGCGGAGGCCTTGATCATCACCGGATAGCCGATCTCGTTGGAGATCTTCACCGCCTCGTCGGCATCGGCGATCAGGCCCATGTAGCCCGGCACGGTCGACACGCCAGCCTCCTGCGCGAGTTTCTTCGAGGTGATCTTGTCGCCCATCGCCTCGATCGCCGGGGACGGCGGGCCGACGAAGACGACACCTTCCTTCTCAAGCGCCTCCGCGAACTTCATGTTCTCGCTGAGAAACCCGTAGCCGGGATGCACCGCCTCGGCCCCTGTCTGGCGGATCGCCTCCATGATCTTGTCGATCACGATATAGGACTGCGCGGCGGGCGGCGGACCGATATGGACCGCCTCGTCGGCCATCCGGACGTGGAGGGCATCGCGGTCGGCATCGGAATAGACGGCCACCGTCTTGATCCCCATCTTTCGCGCCGACTTGATGACGCGACAGGCAATCTCGCCCCGGTTCGCGATCAGGATCTTCTTGAACATCTCCGTCCCCTCTTCTCAGGCCGCGCCAGAGTTTGCCCCGGCCGCGAAAACAAAAAGACCACCGTGGCGGAAAGCCACGATGGTCCGGTCATAAGTCCGTTCGGGGCGGTTATAGCCCCGGATCAGCGCATCAGTTGCAGATGCCCGCGTCGTCGCAGAACACGCCAGCGCCAGCGCCGATGATCGCGCCGGTGACGGCGCTGTTGCCTGTCGCGTCCGCGATGACCGCGCCGGCGGCCGCGCCGGCGACGCCGCGCTCGGCGTCGTTATTGAGGCACCCGGCAAGGGCGCCGACAAGCGCCAATGCAACGATGGATTTGGTGAACCGCATACCGCTCTTCCTTCAGCTAGGTTTCTTATGCGGACACACTTTATCCTATCCGCGGAAACGCGGAAGTGAAATCGCCGTGAAAAACACCGATCGGCGGCAGGTCGCCGACGCAACCCCGCCCCTGCGCTGAACAAAAGTGGCCTGACCCCGAGGGGGCCAGGCCGTAGAGAAGGGGAAGGGTAACGGTTTTGACAAATCGGGGCGCAATGCTTGCTGTAGGGTGACGCCCCACAAACAGCTTGTCCGCCATGCGCCGATTGCGCAAACGCAAAGTTTCCGAATGCGAAACGATCGGCAATATCGCGCCCAAACACGGCATAGTTGCGCGGGTTCATGCCTAATCCTCCGCCTCGAATATGTCGGGGAAGGACGCGCGGGCGCGGCCCACGTCGATTTTCAGGAGCGCGTCATAGCTTTCAGGGTCGAACGGGTCCTCGGCCGGAATCACCTCGCGGCCGAACAGCCAGCTCAGCCGCCCGGCATCGAGATTGCCGCGCTCGAAGGGCTCCTCGCCGAAATGCTCCCAGAGCGCGGCCATGAAGCCGAGGTCCGCGCGCTTGTCGACCGGGCTCCGGTCGCGGAAGCGTTCGCGCGAGATGAGCTTC
It encodes the following:
- a CDS encoding DUF4174 domain-containing protein, with amino-acid sequence MKFLAALILSGLVATVAEAQAAETPVLEPIPAAGVELDDFLWLKRPIVVFADSPNDPAFQRQLLNLAEDPGELIKRDVVILIDADPKTPSEARETLRPRGFSMVLLDKDGAVKLRKPLPWSVREIVHAIDKFPLRQQEILDQRALR
- the scpA gene encoding methylmalonyl-CoA mutase — its product is MTDKMAAWTQLAEKELKGRSPETLTWDTLEGIPVKPLYTEADTESLAHMGSVPGLAPFTRGVKATMYAGRPWTIRQYAGFSTAEESNAFYRKNLAAGQQGVSVAFDLATHRGYDSDHPRVVGDVGKAGVAIDSVEDMKILFDGIPLEKISVSMTMNGAVIPILASFIVAGEEQGVDRSLLSGTIQNDILKEFMVRNTYVYPPEPSMRIVADIIEYTSAEMPKFNSISISGYHMQEAGANLVQELAYTLADGREYVRAALARGMDVDAFAGRLSFFFAIGMNFFMEAAKLRAARLLWHRIMSEFNPKKPGSMMLRTHCQTSGVSLQEQDPYNNVIRTAYEAMAAALGGTQSLHTNALDEAIALPTEFSARIARNTQLILQEETGITHVVDPLAGSYYVESLTAELADKAWALIEEVEAMGGMTKAVASGMPKLRIEESAAKRQAMIDRGDEVVVGVNKYRPTKEDQIDILDVDNMKVRDAQVARLEKIRARRDTAKCEAALAELERRARDGGNLLEAAVEAARARASVGEISMAMEKVFGRHRAEVKTLAGVYGAAYEGDEGFAAIQKDVEAFAEEEGRRPRMLVVKMGQDGHDRGAKVIATAFADIGFDVDVGPLFQTPEEAAQDAVDNDVHVIGISSQAAGHKTLAPKLIAALKEKGAGDILVICGGVIPQQDYAFLKKAGVKAIFGPGTNIPEAAKDILRLIREARAA
- a CDS encoding ketopantoate reductase family protein, with protein sequence MNILMLGTGGIGGYLAARLIPAGYSVSLLARGAHLAAIRRNGLTLVEDGADTVVHPAAASDDLAALPPADLAVFAVKGQDLPAMIDLYRPYARADTLVLPFQNGVDAPDLLAGAFGADNTLIGVARIFSNITAPGVVTQYGGANSFTIGDHRGGQSSPRVRAVIEAFREAGIKVPECGDVTVDLWRKFLLFNAVSGSTAAARCRFREIRQNPELLAFSRGLVEEVDAVGRARGVDLPPDAVDETMRLWARLPDDARSSTAHDLELGKPIEVDRICGAVARMGRELGIATPNSAAVAALLAPWRNGSRPDG
- a CDS encoding acetyl/propionyl/methylcrotonyl-CoA carboxylase subunit alpha yields the protein MFKKILIANRGEIACRVIKSARKMGIKTVAVYSDADRDALHVRMADEAVHIGPPPAAQSYIVIDKIMEAIRQTGAEAVHPGYGFLSENMKFAEALEKEGVVFVGPPSPAIEAMGDKITSKKLAQEAGVSTVPGYMGLIADADEAVKISNEIGYPVMIKASAGGGGKGMRIAWNDGEARDGFQSSKNEAASSFGDDRIFIEKFVTQPRHIEIQVLADKHGNCVYLHERECSIQRRNQKVIEEAPSPFLDEATRKAMGEQACALAKAVGYTSAGTVEFIVDGSRNFYFLEMNTRLQVEHPVTELITGVDLVEQMIRVAAGEKLPFAQKDLKINGWAMESRLYAEDPYRNFLPSIGRLTRYRPPVEAATATGVVRNDTGVYEGGEISMYYDPMIAKLCTWAPTRGEAIEGMRVALDTFEVEGIGHNLPFLSAVMDHPRFVEGAMTTAFIAEEYPDGFQGVMLPMGQLRKVAASAAAMNRVAEIRRARISGTLGNHERHVGDDWVVGLQGEEIAVKISADRDGATVHFDDGTSHRVTSDWTPGQTLARLDVDGEPVVLKVGKIPSGFRIRTRGADLKVHVRTPRQAELGRLMPEKLPPDTSKFLLCPMPGLIVKISVEEGQEVQEGQALATVEAMKMENILRAEKKGVIKKIAASAGASLKVDDVIMEFE